Sequence from the Gemmatimonadota bacterium genome:
GTGCGGGACACGGCACCGGAGCATACCTATCGCGGCGCCGTGGTCGGCTGCGGCAGGATGGGCAGCACCATCGACGACGAGCACGTCGGTCAGCCCCACTACCCGTGGCCGTGGGCGCATGCGCCGGCCATGATCGAAGCCCGGGGGATCGATCTCGTGGCCGCCGCGGACGAGGACCCCGCCAAACTCGCGGATTTCAGGCGGCGCTGGGGCTGTGCGGCCCTGTACACCGACTACCGCGAAATGGTTGAGAAGGAAGCGATCGACGTGGTCTGCCTGACCACCCGGCCCGAGCCGCGCGCGGAGATCACGGTGGGCCTGGCCGAACGGGGCGTGAAGGCCATCTTCGCCACGAAACCCATGTGCCGCACGCTGGCCGAGGCCGATGCCATGATCGAATCCTGCGCCAGACACGGCGTCATCCTCGCCATGGCCTGCCATCTCAACTGGTATGGCTACTATACGACGGCGCACAGGCTCATTGCCGAAGGCGCCATCGGACCCTTGAAGTCCATGGTCTGCCACAGCCCGTCGACGCTGTCCAACATCCAGAGCCACACCCTGGCCCTGTTGCGGCTCTTTTCCGGTGCGCGCGCGCAGTGGGTCGTCGGCCTGATCGACACGGACGAGCAGGCCGCTTCCGAAGGCGACGTACCCGGTTCGGGGATCGTCGTGTACGAAAACGGGATCCGGACGATCCTGAACTCCCGGTCGGAAACGCAGCCTTATGCCTGGTCGCTCGAGTTCATTGGCGAGACTGGCCGCATCGTCTCCCGCAACGCCCACGCCCAGTTCGAACTGTGGACGCCTCATCCCGAGACCGGTGCGCCCACCCAGACGCACCTTCCCGGACCGTGGCATCCCAGGAGT
This genomic interval carries:
- a CDS encoding Gfo/Idh/MocA family oxidoreductase, whose product is MSGEPYRTGDCIGSKDIFGFPTTIRSTADIEERTPMPESGLKAFQTVRDTAPEHTYRGAVVGCGRMGSTIDDEHVGQPHYPWPWAHAPAMIEARGIDLVAAADEDPAKLADFRRRWGCAALYTDYREMVEKEAIDVVCLTTRPEPRAEITVGLAERGVKAIFATKPMCRTLAEADAMIESCARHGVILAMACHLNWYGYYTTAHRLIAEGAIGPLKSMVCHSPSTLSNIQSHTLALLRLFSGARAQWVVGLIDTDEQAASEGDVPGSGIVVYENGIRTILNSRSETQPYAWSLEFIGETGRIVSRNAHAQFELWTPHPETGAPTQTHLPGPWHPRSSMIDAIEGVCRSIEAGRETTCPGEFGREALEIAIALRESHRRGNVRVDLPLEDRNLRMG